In Acidimicrobiia bacterium, a genomic segment contains:
- a CDS encoding ABC transporter substrate-binding protein gives MRRLRRWNVLALLAAFALVLAACAQDSTDTTVADTAPDTTVADTAPDTTVADTTPTETTVADMMITTGPGVTEEPCPGGNPDRGCIYLGVLTDESGPFAGASAGLYGGQSLFWATVNAGDGISGAYDVAIPENLKKDTAYQPEKLVADYNTIAEDVAAIAQSLGTPQTLAALPDYTRDSTIAAPMSWWSGWAFEDLVIEFGTGYCFEAMNAIDWAVQAVPAAGRTFATIGILEFPSDYGFDYAAGVKTAAEANGLTVAWEETVIPVSAGGDPAQTEAVAKIVADPADVIILVTGPSETAAIVGGAAQQLGASVPLFIGAAPSWNSALLASAAAPAFELGIYYQSSFVGGWDYDSAGHEKMRQAVTAAGFPANDFFISGWVSQYGLKAALEGAYASGDLSHEGIMNAAFALTDVDYEGMMPSRSFAGDPNDVFPREGVIGGYSADATTGIATVQDFFVGPTAESYEFTEACAG, from the coding sequence CGACTACGAAGATGGAATGTCCTGGCGCTGCTGGCCGCGTTTGCACTGGTGCTGGCGGCCTGCGCGCAGGATTCGACCGACACCACGGTGGCGGATACGGCACCAGATACAACGGTGGCGGATACGGCACCAGACACAACCGTGGCGGATACGACACCCACCGAAACGACGGTGGCCGACATGATGATCACCACCGGTCCGGGTGTAACTGAGGAGCCGTGCCCGGGTGGTAACCCCGATCGCGGATGCATCTACCTCGGTGTCCTGACCGACGAATCCGGTCCGTTCGCCGGCGCCTCGGCCGGTCTGTACGGCGGCCAGAGCCTGTTCTGGGCGACGGTCAATGCCGGAGACGGCATCAGCGGCGCCTACGACGTGGCCATCCCCGAGAACCTCAAGAAAGACACCGCCTACCAGCCTGAGAAGCTCGTCGCCGACTACAACACGATCGCCGAAGATGTGGCCGCCATCGCGCAGTCGCTCGGCACCCCGCAGACATTGGCGGCGCTCCCCGACTACACCAGGGACAGCACGATTGCCGCTCCAATGTCGTGGTGGTCCGGCTGGGCCTTCGAAGACCTCGTCATCGAGTTCGGCACCGGCTACTGCTTCGAGGCCATGAACGCGATCGACTGGGCGGTGCAGGCTGTGCCTGCGGCCGGCCGGACGTTCGCCACCATCGGCATTCTCGAGTTCCCGAGCGACTACGGCTTCGACTACGCGGCCGGTGTGAAGACCGCGGCCGAAGCCAACGGTCTCACCGTGGCATGGGAAGAGACGGTCATTCCGGTCTCGGCCGGCGGTGACCCTGCTCAGACTGAGGCGGTCGCCAAGATCGTCGCCGATCCGGCCGATGTCATCATTCTGGTGACGGGTCCGTCGGAGACGGCCGCCATCGTTGGTGGCGCCGCTCAGCAACTGGGCGCCAGCGTCCCGCTGTTCATCGGTGCGGCTCCTTCATGGAACTCGGCGCTGCTGGCCTCGGCCGCTGCTCCCGCCTTTGAGCTGGGTATCTACTACCAGTCCTCATTCGTGGGTGGTTGGGACTACGACTCCGCCGGTCACGAGAAGATGCGGCAAGCGGTGACGGCAGCCGGATTCCCGGCCAACGACTTCTTCATCTCCGGATGGGTGTCGCAGTACGGCCTGAAGGCGGCGCTCGAGGGAGCCTATGCCTCAGGTGATCTGTCACATGAGGGGATCATGAATGCTGCCTTTGCGCTGACCGATGTCGACTATGAGGGCATGATGCCGTCGCGATCGTTCGCCGGTGACCCCAACGACGTATTCCCCAGGGAAGGCGTCATTGGTGGGTACTCGGCCGATGCGACGACCGGTATCGCAACGGTTCAGGACTTCTTCGTCGGTCCGACCGCGGAGAGCTACGAGTTCACTGAAGCCTGCGCCGGGTAG
- a CDS encoding four helix bundle protein, with product MKDFRRLDVWHLSIRLVTNIYEASSRFPGSERFGLTSQIRRAAVSIPSNIAEGSGRDSQRDLARFLGYARGSSAEVECQLVIAHRLGFLEEGHLGPLLAETQRAQRMLSSLIRKLRVEATKTTPA from the coding sequence GTGAAAGACTTCCGTCGCCTAGATGTATGGCATCTCTCGATCCGACTCGTGACAAATATCTACGAAGCATCGAGCAGGTTCCCCGGTTCCGAGAGATTTGGCCTGACGAGCCAGATCCGGCGTGCAGCCGTGTCGATTCCATCGAATATCGCGGAAGGTTCCGGCCGCGACTCGCAACGTGATCTTGCCCGTTTTCTTGGATACGCCCGAGGTTCTAGCGCTGAGGTCGAGTGCCAGTTAGTCATCGCACATCGCCTCGGGTTTCTAGAGGAAGGCCACCTCGGACCACTTCTAGCTGAAACTCAACGGGCTCAGAGAATGCTCAGTTCACTGATCCGCAAGCTCCGAGTCGAGGCAACGAAGACGACCCCCGCCTGA
- a CDS encoding biotin transporter BioY has product MQANAPVLSTRILPRTRVSTAVLVVTFAALTALAAQIRIPLGITPVPLTGQTFAVLLSGAALGFRAGAAAQALYVAIGLAGFPVFQGGEGGWTYASGATAGYLAGFVISAAIVGYLAEQRQDRRVVTAVPALLAGNAVIYLCGVPWLMHVLGTDLAGGLTAGFAPFVVGDLLKIMAAGMLLPVLWRVAGER; this is encoded by the coding sequence TTGCAAGCCAACGCCCCCGTACTGTCAACCCGCATCCTGCCACGCACCCGGGTCTCGACCGCGGTTCTGGTCGTCACCTTTGCCGCACTGACCGCGCTCGCCGCCCAAATCCGGATTCCGCTCGGCATCACCCCGGTGCCACTGACGGGCCAGACCTTCGCGGTTTTGTTGAGTGGGGCGGCCCTCGGATTCCGGGCTGGTGCGGCCGCGCAAGCCCTGTATGTGGCAATCGGTCTCGCCGGGTTTCCGGTTTTTCAGGGCGGCGAGGGCGGATGGACCTACGCCTCCGGCGCCACCGCCGGATACCTGGCCGGCTTCGTCATCTCAGCGGCAATCGTCGGCTACCTCGCAGAGCAGCGACAAGACCGCAGAGTTGTGACGGCCGTCCCCGCCCTGCTGGCCGGCAACGCCGTGATCTACCTCTGCGGTGTCCCGTGGCTGATGCACGTGCTCGGCACGGACCTCGCCGGTGGATTGACCGCCGGGTTCGCGCCGTTCGTGGTCGGCGATCTTCTGAAGATCATGGCGGCCGGCATGCTGCTCCCAGTGCTGTGGCGGGTCGCGGGCGAACGGTAG
- a CDS encoding ABC transporter substrate-binding protein: MSPLDRSEGIDLNGRMLVTSLALIIVTTACTSGSESTVTTASGFPTGSVGSTVTSAAPAGTGIEDGMIGVGVMVPRTGPVAAFGEAALDGQNAYWAYVNDVLGGVGGQFPVVVRVFDTAYDPDTAEDGFRELSGSVVGISGSLGTLIDERLGPLALNEGMLTMAGSLSSEWLGHGAVVPNLLLPTDRDQVAAGLVWATESEITGQTAILYQEGSYGEDCVGGYDGAVSDLGLSNVGRVAHALTATDFGEVVGQLSSSGAAIVVACTTPDALVRILATAGSLDFQPTWLVSPQSFDSSVPSALGGDAGLDAGLAALERTWVLGARPPADSPAGQLLDDVFGDTAAASWYTLLGYSQAATFHLILEEALEASDLTRPGLRAATGRLDGIDLGLDGPLSSLVGPVPVSAAAVGAITADSYGLPFGVPASEEYVASPFLDP; this comes from the coding sequence ATGTCTCCTCTCGACCGATCTGAGGGTATCGACTTGAACGGCAGAATGTTGGTTACTTCGCTGGCGTTGATCATCGTGACAACCGCCTGCACATCCGGGTCCGAGTCGACCGTCACGACTGCTAGTGGGTTCCCGACGGGTTCAGTGGGAAGCACCGTGACGTCCGCGGCCCCGGCCGGCACCGGTATCGAAGACGGCATGATCGGCGTGGGCGTGATGGTGCCGCGCACGGGACCGGTGGCGGCGTTCGGGGAAGCCGCACTGGATGGACAGAATGCCTACTGGGCCTACGTCAACGACGTGCTCGGCGGTGTCGGTGGGCAGTTCCCCGTCGTCGTGCGGGTGTTCGACACTGCGTACGATCCGGACACAGCCGAGGACGGGTTCCGTGAACTGAGCGGAAGCGTCGTCGGAATCAGCGGCTCGCTCGGAACCTTGATCGACGAGCGGCTCGGCCCCCTCGCTCTGAACGAGGGAATGTTGACGATGGCAGGCAGTCTCTCCTCGGAGTGGCTCGGCCATGGGGCAGTTGTGCCGAATCTCCTCCTTCCGACCGACCGAGATCAGGTGGCGGCCGGGCTCGTCTGGGCGACTGAGTCTGAGATCACCGGCCAGACCGCCATCCTCTACCAGGAGGGGAGTTACGGCGAAGACTGCGTCGGCGGCTACGACGGGGCCGTATCGGATCTCGGCCTCTCCAATGTCGGCAGAGTCGCTCACGCTCTGACGGCCACCGATTTCGGCGAAGTGGTTGGTCAACTGTCGTCGTCGGGAGCGGCAATCGTGGTGGCATGCACGACACCGGACGCGCTGGTTCGCATTCTGGCTACCGCCGGTTCCCTGGACTTCCAACCGACCTGGCTCGTGTCTCCGCAATCGTTCGACTCGAGTGTGCCCTCAGCCCTGGGAGGGGATGCCGGGCTGGACGCCGGTCTGGCCGCACTCGAGCGAACCTGGGTGCTGGGGGCCCGACCACCGGCCGATTCGCCGGCCGGCCAACTGCTCGATGATGTGTTCGGCGACACCGCGGCGGCGAGCTGGTACACCCTGCTCGGGTACAGCCAGGCGGCAACTTTCCATCTCATTCTCGAGGAGGCGCTCGAAGCCTCTGATCTCACGCGTCCCGGCCTCCGCGCCGCCACAGGCCGACTGGACGGGATCGATCTCGGCCTCGACGGTCCTTTGTCCTCGCTCGTCGGGCCGGTCCCTGTTTCGGCTGCGGCAGTTGGGGCGATCACGGCCGATTCGTACGGCCTGCCGTTCGGGGTCCCGGCGAGCGAAGAGTACGTGGCCTCACCCTTCCTCGATCCCTAA
- a CDS encoding class E sortase, which yields MRRLVIVLVALFASVVTSIPAPAAAENTALLQERAAVDSFTQSLGVHVGRLEVPAIGLDEVIREGVDLSVIDKGVAHWSGTAGPGAPGNMVLAGHRTTHSAPFYDLDELVEGDIVYVTGMDGRVATYEIVESMIVTPTDTWIVDQTDTPMVTLFACHPKGSATHRIVIRAELREQPVVQFP from the coding sequence ATGCGCCGGCTCGTCATCGTCCTTGTCGCCCTCTTCGCTTCCGTGGTGACCTCGATCCCTGCCCCCGCCGCCGCGGAGAACACGGCTCTCCTACAGGAACGGGCGGCGGTCGATTCGTTCACTCAGAGCCTCGGTGTCCACGTCGGGCGCCTCGAGGTTCCGGCGATCGGCCTCGACGAAGTGATCAGAGAAGGCGTCGACCTATCAGTCATCGACAAGGGCGTCGCTCATTGGTCCGGGACGGCCGGCCCCGGCGCGCCGGGCAACATGGTGCTCGCCGGTCATCGGACCACCCACAGCGCCCCCTTCTACGACCTCGACGAATTGGTGGAGGGCGACATCGTCTATGTGACCGGGATGGACGGCCGGGTTGCCACATATGAGATCGTCGAGTCGATGATCGTCACTCCAACCGATACCTGGATCGTTGACCAAACAGACACTCCAATGGTGACTTTGTTCGCCTGTCATCCGAAAGGCTCGGCCACCCACCGGATCGTGATCAGGGCCGAGCTGCGGGAACAACCGGTGGTGCAGTTCCCGTAG